One part of the Malus sylvestris chromosome 2, drMalSylv7.2, whole genome shotgun sequence genome encodes these proteins:
- the LOC126592907 gene encoding uncharacterized protein LOC126592907: MSSVLGSQGVVLATAMAVSGTFILLALRLQKCLPNPHGYPVGEITHQSSPQILRSCISSDGKKRRKKNKRVHFAEDVVDPIGDNQEFRRQYQIIPTASSKSSSSSASSATSQKYRGSMPANRAALYNGILRDRGCHRLAYSY, translated from the exons ATGTCTTCAGTGTTAGGCTCTCAAGGGGTGGTCTTGGCCACTGCCATGGCGGTTTCCGGCACCTTCATCCTCCTCGCCCTCCGCCTCCAGAAATGCCTACCCAATCCTCACGGATACCCAGTTGGTGAAATTACCCATCAGTCCTCCCCTCAAATACTACGATCTTGTATATCTTCTG ATggaaagaagaggaggaagaagaacaagagGGTGCACTTTGCAGAGGACGTCGTGGATCCGATTGGAGACAATCAAGAGTTTAGACGGCAGTACCAGATAATTCCCActgcttcttccaaatcttcatcatcttctgcATCTTCTGCAACTTCCCAAAAATACAGAGGATCCATGCCTGCTAATCGGGCGGCTCTGTACAATGGGATTCTCAGGGATCGTGGCTGTCACCGATTGGCCTACTCCTACTGA